In the genome of Halococcus hamelinensis 100A6, the window GTTCGCAAAGAGGGGCGAATCAAGAACGTCGCGTGCACGGTCGAGTTGGTCGGGTTCGAAATTGCAGACGCCGACGTGTTCGACCCTCCCCATCTCCCGTAGTTCGTCAAAGGCACCAAGGGTCGTCTCCGGGTCGTAGAGTTCGGCCGGCCAGTGTACGTAGAGCAGATCGACGTAACCCGTATCCAATCGGTCAAGACTGCCTTCGACACCAGTTAGTATGTCCTCGTGCCCTGGACCTGGCTCCACCTCGTGGACGGTTTTCGTGGCTAAGAAGACCTCCTCACGGGGTACCTCGGATCGGTTGATCCCTTCCCCGATATACGTCTCGTTCTCGTATACTTCGGCGGTATCGACTACTCGATATCCTGCATCGAGAGCTTGGAGTACGTTTTCTCGCCACTGCTCTCGGTTCGCTTCGGAGTAGGTACCCAATCCGATTCG includes:
- a CDS encoding aldo/keto reductase, with the protein product MSADFQRIGLGTYSEANREQWRENVLQALDAGYRVVDTAEVYENETYIGEGINRSEVPREEVFLATKTVHEVEPGPGHEDILTGVEGSLDRLDTGYVDLLYVHWPAELYDPETTLGAFDELREMGRVEHVGVCNFEPDQLDRARDVLDSPLFANQIEMHPLLQQDELVGYAQEHDHWVVAFCPLAQGAVFDIPAIQEIAQRHNVSPAQVSLAWLLSKDNVAVIPKASSPDHLHDNLAARELDLTEGELARIDGIEREERIIDRDYAPWNR